The Pirellulales bacterium genome includes a region encoding these proteins:
- the gatA gene encoding Asp-tRNA(Asn)/Glu-tRNA(Gln) amidotransferase subunit GatA, which translates to MSLLELSAKQLLAELSVGRITAVEVAEAYLAAIVQRDKQVGAFLRVDAEGALAKARDIDDRRRAKQPVGRLAGLPVAVKDILCSRGEVTTCGSRMLERFKAPYDSTVVARLKDADAVLIGRTNMDEFAMGGSTENSAFQATRNPWDLACTPGGSSGGSAACVAAGMAPLAIGTDTGGSIRQPAGLCGVTGMKPTYGHVSRYGLVAFASSLDQVGPLARNAEDAAVLLEAIAGHDPLDSTSVQAPVPPYSEWVGQPLTGLTLGVVREHFGPGLDAEVEAAVREAVRVYESLGVKIKEVSLPHSKYCVATYYIIAPCEASSNLARYDGAHYGYRTDAPAMQAELADERRRLETAGDQRGVGELDTALVRMYRRSRSESFGAEVKRRIMLGTYALSAGYYDAYYLKALKVRRLIRQDFDRAFEEVDLIAGPVTAAPAFKIGEKVDDPLAMYLVDLYTVSANLAGIGGIVFPCGASAGGLPIGLQLQAPPFEEDRLLRAAHMFQTATDWHTRRPSLP; encoded by the coding sequence ATGTCCCTCCTCGAACTATCCGCTAAGCAACTCCTCGCGGAATTGTCGGTGGGGCGCATCACCGCGGTCGAGGTGGCCGAGGCTTATCTCGCCGCCATCGTGCAACGCGACAAGCAAGTCGGCGCCTTTCTGCGCGTCGATGCCGAAGGGGCCCTGGCAAAAGCCCGCGATATCGACGACCGCCGCCGCGCAAAGCAACCCGTCGGCCGACTGGCCGGGCTACCCGTGGCTGTAAAGGACATTCTTTGCAGCCGGGGCGAGGTGACGACTTGCGGCTCACGGATGCTCGAGCGCTTCAAAGCCCCTTACGACTCCACCGTTGTTGCCAGGCTCAAGGATGCCGACGCGGTACTCATTGGCCGCACGAACATGGACGAGTTCGCCATGGGTGGCTCGACCGAAAACTCGGCCTTTCAGGCAACGCGAAACCCGTGGGACCTGGCCTGCACTCCGGGCGGGTCAAGCGGTGGTTCCGCGGCCTGCGTCGCGGCGGGTATGGCCCCTCTGGCGATCGGAACGGACACGGGTGGATCGATTCGGCAGCCGGCCGGGTTGTGCGGCGTCACAGGTATGAAACCAACGTACGGGCACGTTAGCCGATACGGGCTGGTCGCGTTCGCGAGCAGCCTGGACCAAGTCGGGCCCTTGGCACGCAATGCCGAGGACGCGGCCGTCCTGCTGGAAGCTATCGCCGGACATGATCCGCTCGATTCGACCTCGGTCCAGGCGCCCGTCCCTCCTTACAGCGAGTGGGTCGGCCAGCCGTTGACCGGATTGACCTTGGGGGTCGTGCGCGAGCACTTCGGACCGGGTCTGGATGCCGAAGTCGAAGCCGCCGTGCGCGAGGCAGTTCGCGTCTACGAGTCGTTGGGCGTGAAGATCAAAGAGGTCTCGCTTCCGCACAGTAAGTACTGCGTGGCCACGTATTACATCATCGCCCCCTGCGAGGCGAGCAGCAATCTGGCCCGCTACGACGGCGCCCACTACGGCTATCGGACGGATGCGCCCGCGATGCAGGCCGAGTTGGCCGACGAGCGCCGCCGCCTCGAGACCGCGGGCGATCAGCGCGGCGTCGGAGAACTCGACACTGCGTTAGTGCGCATGTATCGACGCAGCCGATCGGAGAGCTTTGGCGCCGAAGTGAAGCGACGCATCATGCTGGGCACCTATGCCCTCTCGGCGGGCTACTATGACGCCTATTACCTCAAAGCGCTCAAAGTGCGCCGTCTGATTCGCCAGGATTTCGACCGCGCTTTTGAAGAGGTCGATCTAATCGCCGGGCCAGTCACGGCGGCGCCAGCATTCAAAATCGGAGAGAAAGTCGACGATCCATTGGCCATGTACCTGGTCGATCTATACACGGTGAGTGCGAACCTGGCCGGCATCGGCGGCATTGTTTTTCCCTGCGGCGCAAGTGCCGGGGGGCTGCCCATTGGCCTGCAATTGCAGGCGCCGCCGTTCGAAGAAGACCGCCTGCTGCGCGCCGCACACATGTTTCAAACGGCCACGGACTGGCACACGCGGA
- the gatC gene encoding Asp-tRNA(Asn)/Glu-tRNA(Gln) amidotransferase subunit GatC — protein sequence MSLTREQVEKVSLLGRLRLTDAELDTMTVQLAAIVGYVEQLAELETSNVAPMAHAVELHNVFRPDEVRASVERADMLANAPAADGEFYLVPAVLGE from the coding sequence ATGTCTCTTACGCGCGAACAAGTCGAGAAGGTATCGCTCTTGGGGCGACTGCGTCTCACGGACGCAGAGCTCGACACCATGACGGTTCAACTCGCCGCGATCGTGGGCTATGTCGAGCAACTTGCGGAACTCGAAACGAGCAACGTCGCGCCGATGGCGCATGCCGTCGAATTGCACAACGTCTTTCGACCAGACGAAGTGCGCGCTAGCGTAGAACGTGCCGACATGCTGGCCAATGCCCCCGCCGCCGATGGCGAGTTCTACCTGGTGCCGGCCGTGCTAGGAGAGTGA
- the rpmB gene encoding 50S ribosomal protein L28, with protein MARSCEICGKGPKMGNQVTIRGKAKYLGGVGTKITGISPRQFKPNLQRVRATVKGTNKTLLVCTQCLRSGAVIKRIEAPPFRLPADAKGPAKPAAKGPAKASAKAPAKTAAKPAPKTGK; from the coding sequence ATGGCCCGTTCTTGTGAAATTTGCGGCAAGGGACCAAAGATGGGCAATCAGGTTACCATTCGCGGCAAGGCGAAGTACCTGGGGGGCGTCGGTACGAAAATCACCGGCATCAGTCCTCGCCAATTTAAGCCCAATCTGCAACGTGTCCGGGCCACGGTCAAAGGGACCAACAAGACGCTGCTGGTCTGCACCCAATGCCTGCGCAGCGGGGCAGTGATCAAGCGCATCGAGGCCCCGCCTTTCCGCCTGCCGGCCGACGCCAAGGGACCGGCCAAGCCAGCCGCAAAAGGTCCGGCAAAAGCCTCGGCCAAAGCTCCTGCAAAGACGGCTGCCAAGCCCGCCCCGAAGACGGGTAAATAG